Proteins found in one Apostichopus japonicus isolate 1M-3 chromosome 16, ASM3797524v1, whole genome shotgun sequence genomic segment:
- the LOC139983328 gene encoding uncharacterized protein isoform X5, with product MSQLLGIHGLHNWPDVFGSDFSQLYALWEQQDKYFVFILFLIYYTSENPIHNMEENICWIATFIGLFLFVNTTEFCDQKPIYLRLGSKGLVSCDFGEFRVIGWLVGEDVDDRSPTILVEDSQTKGPGFESGEYDMFQNGSLIINKVTLQHEQMFTARIVRGSDVEHYKIEVKLYVLPVPVYPVVNGLTNQQHVVIHDYSGGQVNCAMDRVRPNIELELVFLDHVPQDVSLSSIRDSSVNNTDGTYNVSLVSTITVGSNLTGRLRLQCSVAGQMANYFPAVTLIDVLVLSTNFPEVNGSNGERRVVRYVEREVHLTCAMDKALPNVSLEWVIVTPALSNQMLQEQTSTPPRDQVDGTVTINRNLWLRFPPDAIYALLECRLSIGREIVRATTVELIIKDGHRQRYPTVNGLTNQQHVILDINREDELTCLWNGVSKSGYLKWDIINPSSDGIIITDHRTHTRDNGDGTYDLSLHSTLSVPNPSVLRVTLHCKVAAPADQWYPEITTAELLLPANFDCLPAFPVINGLTSQQHVVLDVQRTDVLTCSMHRVSQEVSLQWLIITPDSSEDVSLDDQFSISDNEDGTVNITLNSTVTVTSLSINRVTLQCKVSSLSADSPQVFSTQVELLLPSDCKDDLSQYNRLIRATLIGKNQEERVKEKRVNQEWL from the exons AACATGGAAGAGAACATATGTTGGATCGCCACATTTATTGGCCTTTTCCTATTTGTGAATACAA CTGAGTTTTGTGATCAGAAGCCCATATACCTGAGACTGGGATCCAAGGGTCTAGTATCATGTGACTTCGGAGAGTTTCGAGTCATTGGATGGCTTGTAGGAGAGGATGTAGATGACAGAAGTCCTACTATTCTTGTGGAGGATTCTCAAACTAAAGGACCAGGTTTTGAGAGTGGAGAATATGACATGTTTCAAAATGGTTCCCTAATTATCAACAAAGTCACACTTCAACATGAACAAATGTTCACTGCTAGGATTGTAAGAGGGTCAGATGTGGAGCACTACAAAATTGAAGTGAAATTGTATG TCCTTCCTGTTCCTGTCTATCCTGTGGTCAATGGACTAACCAACCAGCAGCATGTTGTGATTCATGATTACAGTGGTGGTCAGGTGAACTGTGCCATGGACAGAGTCAGACCTAACATCGAACTTGAACTAGTTTTTCTGGACCATGTCCCACAAGATGTTTCTTTGAGCAGTATCCGTGATTCCAGTGTAAATAACACAGATGGGACATACAATGTTTCTCTGGTATCCACTATTACAGTTGGCAGCAATTTAACTGGAAGGCTAAGACTACAGTGCAGTGTTGCTGGTCAGATGGCAAACTATTTCCCAGCAGTGACTCTAATtgatgttcttgttttaagta CCAATTTCCCAGAGGTAAATGGATCAAATGGTGAGCGACGTGTAGTCCGTTATGTAGAAAGAGAGGTTCACCTGACGTGTGCCATGGATAAAGCTTTACCAAATGTTTCTCTGGAATGGGTCATTGTAACTCCAGCTTTATCAAATCAGATGTTACAGGAGCAAACCAGTACTCCACCAAGGGATCAGGTGGATGGGACAGTTACCATCAATCGTAACTTATGGTTAAGGTTCCCCCCTGATGCCATTTATGCTCTTCTGGAGTGTAGGCTATCGATTGGTAGAGAAATTGTGCGGGCCACAACTGTTGAACTTATCATTAAAG ATGGACATCGGCAAAGGTATCCTACAGTAAATGGATTGACCAATCAGCAACATGTTATCCTAGATATCAACAGAGAGGATGAACTGACTTGCTTGTGGAATGGAGTATCAAAATCTGGGTATCTGAAATGGGACATCATCAACCCCTCATCTGATGGGATCATCATAACTGATCATCGCACTCACACAAGAGACAATGGAGATGGGACTTATGACCTCTCACTTCACTCCACGCTGAGTGTCCCCAATCCATCAGTTCTCCGTGTTACTCTCCATTGCAAGGTAGCAGCTCCAGCTGATCAATGGTACCCAGAGATCACCACAGCAGAGCTTCTTCTTCCTGCAAACT TTGACTGCCTGCCAGCTTTCCCAGTGATAAATGGATTGACTAGTCAGCAACATGTAGTGTTGGATGTACAGAGAACAGATGTACTGACTTGTTCCATGCATAGAGTCTCACAAGAAGTTTCCCTTCAATGGTTGATCATCACTCCTGACTCATCAGAAGATGTATCGCTGGATGATCAATTTTCCATTAGCGATAATGAGGATGGAACTGTTAACATCACTCTTAACTCAACTGTTACAGTTACTAGTCTTTCAATTAACCGTGTTACTCTTCAATGTAAAGTATCCAGTCTTTCAGCTGACTCCCCTCAAGTGTTCTCAACTCAAGTAGAACTTCTATTACCTTCAGACT GTAAAGATGACCTCTCCCAGTATAATCGTTTAATACGGGCCACGCTGATTG GTAAAAATCAAGAAGaaagagtaaaagaaaaaagagtcaACCAGGAGTGGTTATGA
- the LOC139983328 gene encoding uncharacterized protein isoform X2, which yields MSQLLGIHGLHNWPDVFGSDFSQLYALWEQQDKYFVFILFLIYYTSENPIHNMEENICWIATFIGLFLFVNTTEFCDQKPIYLRLGSKGLVSCDFGEFRVIGWLVGEDVDDRSPTILVEDSQTKGPGFESGEYDMFQNGSLIINKVTLQHEQMFTARIVRGSDVEHYKIEVKLYVLPVPVYPVVNGLTNQQHVVIHDYSGGQVNCAMDRVRPNIELELVFLDHVPQDVSLSSIRDSSVNNTDGTYNVSLVSTITVGSNLTGRLRLQCSVAGQMANYFPAVTLIDVLVLSTNFPEVNGSNGERRVVRYVEREVHLTCAMDKALPNVSLEWVIVTPALSNQMLQEQTSTPPRDQVDGTVTINRNLWLRFPPDAIYALLECRLSIGREIVRATTVELIIKDGHRQRYPTVNGLTNQQHVILDINREDELTCLWNGVSKSGYLKWDIINPSSDGIIITDHRTHTRDNGDGTYDLSLHSTLSVPNPSVLRVTLHCKVAAPADQWYPEITTAELLLPANFDCLPAFPVINGLTSQQHVVLDVQRTDVLTCSMHRVSQEVSLQWLIITPDSSEDVSLDDQFSISDNEDGTVNITLNSTVTVTSLSINRVTLQCKVSSLSADSPQVFSTQVELLLPSDCKDDLSQYNRLIRATLIVYSICSTCIIIIIIIIIIIIIYIRRKR from the exons AACATGGAAGAGAACATATGTTGGATCGCCACATTTATTGGCCTTTTCCTATTTGTGAATACAA CTGAGTTTTGTGATCAGAAGCCCATATACCTGAGACTGGGATCCAAGGGTCTAGTATCATGTGACTTCGGAGAGTTTCGAGTCATTGGATGGCTTGTAGGAGAGGATGTAGATGACAGAAGTCCTACTATTCTTGTGGAGGATTCTCAAACTAAAGGACCAGGTTTTGAGAGTGGAGAATATGACATGTTTCAAAATGGTTCCCTAATTATCAACAAAGTCACACTTCAACATGAACAAATGTTCACTGCTAGGATTGTAAGAGGGTCAGATGTGGAGCACTACAAAATTGAAGTGAAATTGTATG TCCTTCCTGTTCCTGTCTATCCTGTGGTCAATGGACTAACCAACCAGCAGCATGTTGTGATTCATGATTACAGTGGTGGTCAGGTGAACTGTGCCATGGACAGAGTCAGACCTAACATCGAACTTGAACTAGTTTTTCTGGACCATGTCCCACAAGATGTTTCTTTGAGCAGTATCCGTGATTCCAGTGTAAATAACACAGATGGGACATACAATGTTTCTCTGGTATCCACTATTACAGTTGGCAGCAATTTAACTGGAAGGCTAAGACTACAGTGCAGTGTTGCTGGTCAGATGGCAAACTATTTCCCAGCAGTGACTCTAATtgatgttcttgttttaagta CCAATTTCCCAGAGGTAAATGGATCAAATGGTGAGCGACGTGTAGTCCGTTATGTAGAAAGAGAGGTTCACCTGACGTGTGCCATGGATAAAGCTTTACCAAATGTTTCTCTGGAATGGGTCATTGTAACTCCAGCTTTATCAAATCAGATGTTACAGGAGCAAACCAGTACTCCACCAAGGGATCAGGTGGATGGGACAGTTACCATCAATCGTAACTTATGGTTAAGGTTCCCCCCTGATGCCATTTATGCTCTTCTGGAGTGTAGGCTATCGATTGGTAGAGAAATTGTGCGGGCCACAACTGTTGAACTTATCATTAAAG ATGGACATCGGCAAAGGTATCCTACAGTAAATGGATTGACCAATCAGCAACATGTTATCCTAGATATCAACAGAGAGGATGAACTGACTTGCTTGTGGAATGGAGTATCAAAATCTGGGTATCTGAAATGGGACATCATCAACCCCTCATCTGATGGGATCATCATAACTGATCATCGCACTCACACAAGAGACAATGGAGATGGGACTTATGACCTCTCACTTCACTCCACGCTGAGTGTCCCCAATCCATCAGTTCTCCGTGTTACTCTCCATTGCAAGGTAGCAGCTCCAGCTGATCAATGGTACCCAGAGATCACCACAGCAGAGCTTCTTCTTCCTGCAAACT TTGACTGCCTGCCAGCTTTCCCAGTGATAAATGGATTGACTAGTCAGCAACATGTAGTGTTGGATGTACAGAGAACAGATGTACTGACTTGTTCCATGCATAGAGTCTCACAAGAAGTTTCCCTTCAATGGTTGATCATCACTCCTGACTCATCAGAAGATGTATCGCTGGATGATCAATTTTCCATTAGCGATAATGAGGATGGAACTGTTAACATCACTCTTAACTCAACTGTTACAGTTACTAGTCTTTCAATTAACCGTGTTACTCTTCAATGTAAAGTATCCAGTCTTTCAGCTGACTCCCCTCAAGTGTTCTCAACTCAAGTAGAACTTCTATTACCTTCAGACT GTAAAGATGACCTCTCCCAGTATAATCGTTTAATACGGGCCACGCTGATTG TATACTCCATCTGCAGCAcctgcatcatcatcatcatcatcatcatcatcatcatcatcatctacaTCAGAAGAAAGAG GTAA
- the LOC139983328 gene encoding uncharacterized protein isoform X7, with product MGLNPCENMEENICWIATFIGLFLFVNTTEFCDQKPIYLRLGSKGLVSCDFGEFRVIGWLVGEDVDDRSPTILVEDSQTKGPGFESGEYDMFQNGSLIINKVTLQHEQMFTARIVRGSDVEHYKIEVKLYVLPVPVYPVVNGLTNQQHVVIHDYSGGQVNCAMDRVRPNIELELVFLDHVPQDVSLSSIRDSSVNNTDGTYNVSLVSTITVGSNLTGRLRLQCSVAGQMANYFPAVTLIDVLVLSTNFPEVNGSNGERRVVRYVEREVHLTCAMDKALPNVSLEWVIVTPALSNQMLQEQTSTPPRDQVDGTVTINRNLWLRFPPDAIYALLECRLSIGREIVRATTVELIIKDGHRQRYPTVNGLTNQQHVILDINREDELTCLWNGVSKSGYLKWDIINPSSDGIIITDHRTHTRDNGDGTYDLSLHSTLSVPNPSVLRVTLHCKVAAPADQWYPEITTAELLLPANFDCLPAFPVINGLTSQQHVVLDVQRTDVLTCSMHRVSQEVSLQWLIITPDSSEDVSLDDQFSISDNEDGTVNITLNSTVTVTSLSINRVTLQCKVSSLSADSPQVFSTQVELLLPSDCKDDLSQYNRLIRATLIVYSICSTCIIIIIIIIIIIIIYIRRKRFES from the exons atgggTTTGAATCCATGTgag AACATGGAAGAGAACATATGTTGGATCGCCACATTTATTGGCCTTTTCCTATTTGTGAATACAA CTGAGTTTTGTGATCAGAAGCCCATATACCTGAGACTGGGATCCAAGGGTCTAGTATCATGTGACTTCGGAGAGTTTCGAGTCATTGGATGGCTTGTAGGAGAGGATGTAGATGACAGAAGTCCTACTATTCTTGTGGAGGATTCTCAAACTAAAGGACCAGGTTTTGAGAGTGGAGAATATGACATGTTTCAAAATGGTTCCCTAATTATCAACAAAGTCACACTTCAACATGAACAAATGTTCACTGCTAGGATTGTAAGAGGGTCAGATGTGGAGCACTACAAAATTGAAGTGAAATTGTATG TCCTTCCTGTTCCTGTCTATCCTGTGGTCAATGGACTAACCAACCAGCAGCATGTTGTGATTCATGATTACAGTGGTGGTCAGGTGAACTGTGCCATGGACAGAGTCAGACCTAACATCGAACTTGAACTAGTTTTTCTGGACCATGTCCCACAAGATGTTTCTTTGAGCAGTATCCGTGATTCCAGTGTAAATAACACAGATGGGACATACAATGTTTCTCTGGTATCCACTATTACAGTTGGCAGCAATTTAACTGGAAGGCTAAGACTACAGTGCAGTGTTGCTGGTCAGATGGCAAACTATTTCCCAGCAGTGACTCTAATtgatgttcttgttttaagta CCAATTTCCCAGAGGTAAATGGATCAAATGGTGAGCGACGTGTAGTCCGTTATGTAGAAAGAGAGGTTCACCTGACGTGTGCCATGGATAAAGCTTTACCAAATGTTTCTCTGGAATGGGTCATTGTAACTCCAGCTTTATCAAATCAGATGTTACAGGAGCAAACCAGTACTCCACCAAGGGATCAGGTGGATGGGACAGTTACCATCAATCGTAACTTATGGTTAAGGTTCCCCCCTGATGCCATTTATGCTCTTCTGGAGTGTAGGCTATCGATTGGTAGAGAAATTGTGCGGGCCACAACTGTTGAACTTATCATTAAAG ATGGACATCGGCAAAGGTATCCTACAGTAAATGGATTGACCAATCAGCAACATGTTATCCTAGATATCAACAGAGAGGATGAACTGACTTGCTTGTGGAATGGAGTATCAAAATCTGGGTATCTGAAATGGGACATCATCAACCCCTCATCTGATGGGATCATCATAACTGATCATCGCACTCACACAAGAGACAATGGAGATGGGACTTATGACCTCTCACTTCACTCCACGCTGAGTGTCCCCAATCCATCAGTTCTCCGTGTTACTCTCCATTGCAAGGTAGCAGCTCCAGCTGATCAATGGTACCCAGAGATCACCACAGCAGAGCTTCTTCTTCCTGCAAACT TTGACTGCCTGCCAGCTTTCCCAGTGATAAATGGATTGACTAGTCAGCAACATGTAGTGTTGGATGTACAGAGAACAGATGTACTGACTTGTTCCATGCATAGAGTCTCACAAGAAGTTTCCCTTCAATGGTTGATCATCACTCCTGACTCATCAGAAGATGTATCGCTGGATGATCAATTTTCCATTAGCGATAATGAGGATGGAACTGTTAACATCACTCTTAACTCAACTGTTACAGTTACTAGTCTTTCAATTAACCGTGTTACTCTTCAATGTAAAGTATCCAGTCTTTCAGCTGACTCCCCTCAAGTGTTCTCAACTCAAGTAGAACTTCTATTACCTTCAGACT GTAAAGATGACCTCTCCCAGTATAATCGTTTAATACGGGCCACGCTGATTG TATACTCCATCTGCAGCAcctgcatcatcatcatcatcatcatcatcatcatcatcatcatctacaTCAGAAGAAAGAGGTTTGAATCTTAA
- the LOC139983328 gene encoding uncharacterized protein isoform X9, with protein MSQLLGIHGLHNWPDVFGSDFSQLYALWEQQDKYFVFILFLIYYTSENPIHNMEENICWIATFIGLFLFVNTTEFCDQKPIYLRLGSKGLVSCDFGEFRVIGWLVGEDVDDRSPTILVEDSQTKGPGFESGEYDMFQNGSLIINKVTLQHEQMFTARIVRGSDVEHYKIEVKLYVLPVPVYPVVNGLTNQQHVVIHDYSGGQVNCAMDRVRPNIELELVFLDHVPQDVSLSSIRDSSVNNTDGTYNVSLVSTITVGSNLTGRLRLQCSVAGQMANYFPAVTLIDVLVLSNGHRQRYPTVNGLTNQQHVILDINREDELTCLWNGVSKSGYLKWDIINPSSDGIIITDHRTHTRDNGDGTYDLSLHSTLSVPNPSVLRVTLHCKVAAPADQWYPEITTAELLLPANFDCLPAFPVINGLTSQQHVVLDVQRTDVLTCSMHRVSQEVSLQWLIITPDSSEDVSLDDQFSISDNEDGTVNITLNSTVTVTSLSINRVTLQCKVSSLSADSPQVFSTQVELLLPSDCKDDLSQYNRLIRATLIVYSICSTCIIIIIIIIIIIIIYIRRKRFES; from the exons AACATGGAAGAGAACATATGTTGGATCGCCACATTTATTGGCCTTTTCCTATTTGTGAATACAA CTGAGTTTTGTGATCAGAAGCCCATATACCTGAGACTGGGATCCAAGGGTCTAGTATCATGTGACTTCGGAGAGTTTCGAGTCATTGGATGGCTTGTAGGAGAGGATGTAGATGACAGAAGTCCTACTATTCTTGTGGAGGATTCTCAAACTAAAGGACCAGGTTTTGAGAGTGGAGAATATGACATGTTTCAAAATGGTTCCCTAATTATCAACAAAGTCACACTTCAACATGAACAAATGTTCACTGCTAGGATTGTAAGAGGGTCAGATGTGGAGCACTACAAAATTGAAGTGAAATTGTATG TCCTTCCTGTTCCTGTCTATCCTGTGGTCAATGGACTAACCAACCAGCAGCATGTTGTGATTCATGATTACAGTGGTGGTCAGGTGAACTGTGCCATGGACAGAGTCAGACCTAACATCGAACTTGAACTAGTTTTTCTGGACCATGTCCCACAAGATGTTTCTTTGAGCAGTATCCGTGATTCCAGTGTAAATAACACAGATGGGACATACAATGTTTCTCTGGTATCCACTATTACAGTTGGCAGCAATTTAACTGGAAGGCTAAGACTACAGTGCAGTGTTGCTGGTCAGATGGCAAACTATTTCCCAGCAGTGACTCTAATtgatgttcttgttttaagta ATGGACATCGGCAAAGGTATCCTACAGTAAATGGATTGACCAATCAGCAACATGTTATCCTAGATATCAACAGAGAGGATGAACTGACTTGCTTGTGGAATGGAGTATCAAAATCTGGGTATCTGAAATGGGACATCATCAACCCCTCATCTGATGGGATCATCATAACTGATCATCGCACTCACACAAGAGACAATGGAGATGGGACTTATGACCTCTCACTTCACTCCACGCTGAGTGTCCCCAATCCATCAGTTCTCCGTGTTACTCTCCATTGCAAGGTAGCAGCTCCAGCTGATCAATGGTACCCAGAGATCACCACAGCAGAGCTTCTTCTTCCTGCAAACT TTGACTGCCTGCCAGCTTTCCCAGTGATAAATGGATTGACTAGTCAGCAACATGTAGTGTTGGATGTACAGAGAACAGATGTACTGACTTGTTCCATGCATAGAGTCTCACAAGAAGTTTCCCTTCAATGGTTGATCATCACTCCTGACTCATCAGAAGATGTATCGCTGGATGATCAATTTTCCATTAGCGATAATGAGGATGGAACTGTTAACATCACTCTTAACTCAACTGTTACAGTTACTAGTCTTTCAATTAACCGTGTTACTCTTCAATGTAAAGTATCCAGTCTTTCAGCTGACTCCCCTCAAGTGTTCTCAACTCAAGTAGAACTTCTATTACCTTCAGACT GTAAAGATGACCTCTCCCAGTATAATCGTTTAATACGGGCCACGCTGATTG TATACTCCATCTGCAGCAcctgcatcatcatcatcatcatcatcatcatcatcatcatcatctacaTCAGAAGAAAGAGGTTTGAATCTTAA
- the LOC139983328 gene encoding uncharacterized protein isoform X6, translating into MNADCMFRCLKPNMEENICWIATFIGLFLFVNTTEFCDQKPIYLRLGSKGLVSCDFGEFRVIGWLVGEDVDDRSPTILVEDSQTKGPGFESGEYDMFQNGSLIINKVTLQHEQMFTARIVRGSDVEHYKIEVKLYVLPVPVYPVVNGLTNQQHVVIHDYSGGQVNCAMDRVRPNIELELVFLDHVPQDVSLSSIRDSSVNNTDGTYNVSLVSTITVGSNLTGRLRLQCSVAGQMANYFPAVTLIDVLVLSTNFPEVNGSNGERRVVRYVEREVHLTCAMDKALPNVSLEWVIVTPALSNQMLQEQTSTPPRDQVDGTVTINRNLWLRFPPDAIYALLECRLSIGREIVRATTVELIIKDGHRQRYPTVNGLTNQQHVILDINREDELTCLWNGVSKSGYLKWDIINPSSDGIIITDHRTHTRDNGDGTYDLSLHSTLSVPNPSVLRVTLHCKVAAPADQWYPEITTAELLLPANFDCLPAFPVINGLTSQQHVVLDVQRTDVLTCSMHRVSQEVSLQWLIITPDSSEDVSLDDQFSISDNEDGTVNITLNSTVTVTSLSINRVTLQCKVSSLSADSPQVFSTQVELLLPSDCKDDLSQYNRLIRATLIVYSICSTCIIIIIIIIIIIIIYIRRKRFES; encoded by the exons AACATGGAAGAGAACATATGTTGGATCGCCACATTTATTGGCCTTTTCCTATTTGTGAATACAA CTGAGTTTTGTGATCAGAAGCCCATATACCTGAGACTGGGATCCAAGGGTCTAGTATCATGTGACTTCGGAGAGTTTCGAGTCATTGGATGGCTTGTAGGAGAGGATGTAGATGACAGAAGTCCTACTATTCTTGTGGAGGATTCTCAAACTAAAGGACCAGGTTTTGAGAGTGGAGAATATGACATGTTTCAAAATGGTTCCCTAATTATCAACAAAGTCACACTTCAACATGAACAAATGTTCACTGCTAGGATTGTAAGAGGGTCAGATGTGGAGCACTACAAAATTGAAGTGAAATTGTATG TCCTTCCTGTTCCTGTCTATCCTGTGGTCAATGGACTAACCAACCAGCAGCATGTTGTGATTCATGATTACAGTGGTGGTCAGGTGAACTGTGCCATGGACAGAGTCAGACCTAACATCGAACTTGAACTAGTTTTTCTGGACCATGTCCCACAAGATGTTTCTTTGAGCAGTATCCGTGATTCCAGTGTAAATAACACAGATGGGACATACAATGTTTCTCTGGTATCCACTATTACAGTTGGCAGCAATTTAACTGGAAGGCTAAGACTACAGTGCAGTGTTGCTGGTCAGATGGCAAACTATTTCCCAGCAGTGACTCTAATtgatgttcttgttttaagta CCAATTTCCCAGAGGTAAATGGATCAAATGGTGAGCGACGTGTAGTCCGTTATGTAGAAAGAGAGGTTCACCTGACGTGTGCCATGGATAAAGCTTTACCAAATGTTTCTCTGGAATGGGTCATTGTAACTCCAGCTTTATCAAATCAGATGTTACAGGAGCAAACCAGTACTCCACCAAGGGATCAGGTGGATGGGACAGTTACCATCAATCGTAACTTATGGTTAAGGTTCCCCCCTGATGCCATTTATGCTCTTCTGGAGTGTAGGCTATCGATTGGTAGAGAAATTGTGCGGGCCACAACTGTTGAACTTATCATTAAAG ATGGACATCGGCAAAGGTATCCTACAGTAAATGGATTGACCAATCAGCAACATGTTATCCTAGATATCAACAGAGAGGATGAACTGACTTGCTTGTGGAATGGAGTATCAAAATCTGGGTATCTGAAATGGGACATCATCAACCCCTCATCTGATGGGATCATCATAACTGATCATCGCACTCACACAAGAGACAATGGAGATGGGACTTATGACCTCTCACTTCACTCCACGCTGAGTGTCCCCAATCCATCAGTTCTCCGTGTTACTCTCCATTGCAAGGTAGCAGCTCCAGCTGATCAATGGTACCCAGAGATCACCACAGCAGAGCTTCTTCTTCCTGCAAACT TTGACTGCCTGCCAGCTTTCCCAGTGATAAATGGATTGACTAGTCAGCAACATGTAGTGTTGGATGTACAGAGAACAGATGTACTGACTTGTTCCATGCATAGAGTCTCACAAGAAGTTTCCCTTCAATGGTTGATCATCACTCCTGACTCATCAGAAGATGTATCGCTGGATGATCAATTTTCCATTAGCGATAATGAGGATGGAACTGTTAACATCACTCTTAACTCAACTGTTACAGTTACTAGTCTTTCAATTAACCGTGTTACTCTTCAATGTAAAGTATCCAGTCTTTCAGCTGACTCCCCTCAAGTGTTCTCAACTCAAGTAGAACTTCTATTACCTTCAGACT GTAAAGATGACCTCTCCCAGTATAATCGTTTAATACGGGCCACGCTGATTG TATACTCCATCTGCAGCAcctgcatcatcatcatcatcatcatcatcatcatcatcatcatctacaTCAGAAGAAAGAGGTTTGAATCTTAA